A genome region from Streptomyces antimycoticus includes the following:
- the larE gene encoding ATP-dependent sacrificial sulfur transferase LarE, producing MHTTTPLETLTERIGAVGSAVVAFSGGVDSSLVAAVAARALGPRALAVTAVSSALATGELEEARAVAASVGIAHEVVDTAELAREGYRRNDRFRCYHCKSELYDRLDELAARRGYAAVLSGANADDVGDWRPGLRAAAEHGVRHPLLEAGLGKEAVRALARDLAVPTAEKPASPCLASRLPYGTAVSVPVLAQVDRAELALKRLGYRVLRVRHHGLLGRVQLAAEELVRVGDPGERAAVVAAVRAAGYDQVEIDEQPFRSGSLNLSITPVERSR from the coding sequence GTGCACACCACCACCCCGCTGGAGACCCTGACCGAGCGCATCGGCGCCGTCGGCAGTGCCGTCGTCGCCTTCTCGGGCGGCGTCGACTCGTCGCTGGTCGCGGCGGTGGCGGCGCGAGCGCTGGGGCCACGGGCGCTGGCCGTGACGGCCGTGTCGTCCGCGCTGGCCACCGGCGAGCTCGAGGAGGCGCGTGCGGTGGCCGCCTCGGTCGGTATCGCCCACGAAGTCGTCGACACCGCCGAGCTGGCCCGCGAGGGTTACCGCCGCAACGACCGTTTCCGCTGCTACCACTGCAAGTCCGAACTCTACGACCGGCTGGATGAACTCGCCGCGCGGCGTGGCTACGCCGCGGTGCTGTCCGGCGCGAACGCCGACGACGTCGGCGACTGGCGCCCGGGGCTGCGCGCCGCGGCCGAGCACGGTGTACGGCATCCCCTGCTGGAGGCCGGTCTCGGCAAGGAAGCCGTCCGGGCGCTGGCCCGCGACCTGGCCGTGCCCACCGCCGAGAAACCGGCCTCCCCCTGCCTGGCCTCCCGCCTTCCGTACGGCACGGCCGTCAGCGTTCCCGTGCTCGCGCAGGTCGACAGGGCGGAGCTGGCGCTCAAGCGGCTCGGCTACCGGGTTCTGCGAGTGCGGCACCACGGGCTCCTCGGCAGGGTGCAGCTGGCCGCCGAAGAACTCGTGCGGGTGGGCGATCCCGGGGAGCGCGCCGCGGTGGTGGCGGCCGTCCGGGCCGCCGGCTACGACCAGGTGGAAATCGACGAACAGCCCTTCCGCTCCGGCTCGTTGAACCTGTCGATCACTCCCGTGGAGCGAAGCCGGTGA
- the larB gene encoding nickel pincer cofactor biosynthesis protein LarB produces the protein MSGAVGVDGYARLDVDRRTRTGVPEVVFGTGKPPEQTLRLLAELRAHDRTGPALATRCPEAVLDAAAEAFPGEVVSVDRTAATVTVGEPPPPTGQALVLTAGTTDLPVARECLVTLTALGVGAEVVADIGVAGLHRLLAKLDDVRAADCLVVVAGMDGALPSVVAGLVAAPVVGVPTSVGYGVAAGGVAAAATMLSSCSPGLAVVNIDNGFGAAVHVAKILKVACRD, from the coding sequence GTGAGCGGGGCGGTCGGAGTCGACGGGTACGCCCGGCTCGATGTGGACCGCAGGACGCGGACGGGCGTCCCGGAGGTGGTCTTCGGTACGGGCAAGCCGCCCGAGCAGACGCTACGGCTTCTGGCCGAGCTGCGGGCTCATGACCGCACCGGCCCGGCTCTGGCGACCCGCTGCCCGGAAGCGGTTCTCGACGCCGCGGCCGAGGCGTTTCCCGGCGAGGTGGTGAGCGTCGACCGGACGGCCGCGACGGTCACCGTCGGGGAGCCGCCACCACCGACGGGGCAAGCCCTGGTCCTGACCGCGGGGACGACCGACCTGCCGGTGGCCCGCGAATGCCTGGTCACGCTGACGGCACTGGGCGTGGGCGCCGAGGTGGTGGCCGACATCGGAGTGGCCGGACTCCACCGGCTGCTGGCGAAGCTGGACGACGTGCGCGCCGCGGACTGTCTCGTCGTCGTGGCGGGAATGGACGGAGCCCTGCCGAGCGTGGTCGCCGGGCTCGTCGCGGCCCCGGTCGTCGGTGTGCCGACCAGTGTCGGGTACGGCGTTGCCGCCGGGGGCGTCGCCGCCGCCGCGACCATGCTGTCGTCCTGCAGCCCTGGGCTGGCCGTGGTCAACATCGACAATGGCTTCGGCGCTGCCGTGCATGTGGCGAAGATCCTCAAAGTGGCGTGCCGTGACTGA
- the larC gene encoding nickel pincer cofactor biosynthesis protein LarC, with translation MTERACWIDATSGLAGDMLMAALLDAGAAHDRVAAAVASLGLGVAVRAEPDRRGGFRCLRAQVRVPAGPPVHRHLDDVLALVEAAELGPDAKSYARRVFDVLAHAEGGVHGTAPTAVHFHEVGALDALADVVGCAAALDDLGLLTGNPVVTTSPLASGSGTVRAEHGRLPVPTPAVLGIAARAGLPLTEGDLEGERTTPTGAALVAALARPGAFPAMTVRSVGIGGGSRDPADRPNITRVVLGTAQETVRRPSGDVLVVEATIDDLDPQLWPSVLAAVRAAGAWDCWTSPITARHGRHGQVLTALCDESLRGAIVDTVFRHTTTVGVRWSSWQRATLPRRSVTVAVGPEGRRQRISVKVSEVGDGSRTVKPELSDVESAAEALDLPLRVVVDQLMTEFQRQDP, from the coding sequence GTGACTGAGCGAGCCTGCTGGATCGACGCCACGTCCGGGCTGGCCGGCGACATGCTGATGGCCGCCCTCCTTGACGCGGGCGCGGCCCATGACCGGGTCGCCGCCGCGGTGGCGTCGCTCGGTCTCGGCGTCGCCGTACGCGCGGAACCCGACCGGCGCGGCGGATTCCGGTGTCTGCGCGCCCAGGTCCGCGTTCCCGCGGGACCTCCGGTGCACCGGCACCTGGACGATGTCCTGGCGCTGGTCGAGGCGGCGGAGCTGGGCCCGGACGCGAAGAGCTACGCCCGGCGGGTGTTCGACGTGCTCGCTCACGCCGAAGGCGGTGTGCACGGAACCGCCCCCACCGCGGTGCACTTCCACGAGGTGGGGGCGCTGGACGCGCTGGCCGACGTCGTGGGCTGCGCGGCGGCGCTGGACGACCTCGGGCTGCTCACCGGAAACCCCGTGGTGACCACCTCGCCACTGGCGTCCGGAAGTGGCACTGTGCGCGCCGAGCACGGCCGACTGCCGGTGCCCACCCCGGCCGTGTTGGGCATCGCCGCGCGAGCGGGCCTGCCGCTGACCGAGGGAGACCTGGAGGGGGAACGCACCACCCCCACCGGGGCGGCCCTGGTCGCGGCGCTCGCCCGGCCCGGGGCGTTTCCCGCCATGACGGTCCGCAGCGTCGGCATCGGCGGCGGTTCCCGGGACCCCGCCGACCGCCCCAACATCACCCGGGTCGTCCTGGGCACCGCCCAGGAGACCGTACGCCGGCCCTCCGGCGATGTGCTGGTGGTCGAAGCCACGATCGACGACCTGGATCCGCAGCTGTGGCCGTCGGTGCTCGCCGCGGTCCGGGCCGCCGGCGCCTGGGACTGCTGGACGAGCCCGATCACCGCCCGGCACGGCCGGCACGGACAGGTCCTCACCGCCCTGTGCGACGAGAGCCTGCGGGGGGCGATCGTCGACACGGTATTCCGCCACACCACCACGGTGGGGGTGCGCTGGTCGTCCTGGCAACGGGCCACCCTTCCCCGCCGGTCGGTGACCGTGGCCGTCGGACCGGAGGGGCGACGGCAGCGCATCAGCGTCAAGGTGTCCGAAGTCGGAGACGGGAGCCGTACGGTCAAACCGGAGCTTTCCGATGTGGAGTCGGCGGCCGAAGCCCTGGATCTGCCGCTGCGTGTGGTGGTGGATCAGCTGATGACCGAATTCCAGCGCCAGGACCCGTGA
- a CDS encoding sugar phosphate isomerase/epimerase family protein, with translation MKLALDPQMFYATHSVLELPDVVARMGYSWMELSPKADFIPFFGHPRADDATVAKLRKRAADAGVGIASVLPVQRWSGPGEEERQAAVRAWKRAIQMTVDLGVDTMNSEFNGRPEAAEFAESQFLRSMDELIPVFEREGVKLVLEPHPDDFIEDGHAAVNLVRGLNRDWISFLYCTPHTFHQGNDATGIISHAGEKVTYVHLADTLDHTASNGLRYIVNPPGSPARVHQHAEIGRGEVDFDEVFAALAPVGFDGVVSSCVFGWEEQAAEISVRQREKATALIERYFGAGTLGGS, from the coding sequence GTGAAGCTCGCCCTGGATCCACAGATGTTCTACGCGACGCACTCCGTGCTGGAGTTGCCCGATGTGGTCGCGCGCATGGGCTACTCCTGGATGGAGCTCTCGCCCAAGGCCGATTTCATCCCCTTCTTCGGCCACCCGCGCGCCGACGACGCCACGGTCGCCAAGCTGCGCAAACGCGCCGCCGACGCCGGAGTGGGCATCGCCTCGGTGCTGCCGGTGCAGCGCTGGTCCGGCCCCGGGGAGGAGGAGCGGCAGGCCGCGGTCCGGGCCTGGAAACGGGCCATCCAGATGACCGTCGATCTGGGCGTCGACACGATGAACTCCGAGTTCAACGGCCGCCCCGAGGCGGCGGAGTTCGCCGAGAGCCAGTTTCTGCGCTCGATGGACGAGCTGATCCCGGTCTTCGAGCGCGAGGGCGTGAAGCTGGTGCTCGAACCGCACCCCGACGATTTCATCGAGGACGGCCACGCCGCGGTGAACCTGGTGCGCGGGCTCAACCGGGACTGGATCTCGTTCCTCTACTGCACCCCGCACACGTTCCACCAGGGCAACGACGCCACCGGCATCATCAGCCACGCCGGCGAGAAGGTCACCTATGTGCATCTGGCCGACACCCTCGACCACACCGCCTCGAACGGGCTGCGCTACATCGTCAACCCGCCCGGATCGCCCGCGCGGGTGCATCAGCACGCCGAAATCGGCCGTGGCGAGGTCGACTTCGACGAGGTGTTCGCCGCGCTCGCCCCGGTCGGCTTCGACGGCGTGGTGTCCTCGTGTGTGTTCGGCTGGGAGGAGCAGGCCGCCGAGATCAGCGTCCGCCAGCGGGAGAAGGCCACCGCCCTGATCGAGAGGTACTTCGGCGCCGGCACACTCGGCGGCAGCTGA
- a CDS encoding sugar phosphate isomerase/epimerase family protein: MALKLGAYTACLHDRTLTEALDVLRSNGLTSVEVNTGGFIPAPHCPVDLLLSSATAREEYLTTFADRGMELTGLNCNGNPLNPLPGVGPKHADDLRRTVRLAGLLGVKHVVTMSGTPGSDPDARYPSWVVNSWDGVYMDVLDYQWGVAVEFWTEIDALARENDVRVAIEMHPHNVVFSPVTLKRLIDETGATNLGAEMDPSHLMWQGMDIVAAVKWLGPLVFHAAAKDAMLCPGADIRGVLDTSFTRVPADAPGKVPTGYGFWCNAWPKDPAWKFVAVGIGHDVAYWTEFLRALAEVDPDMAVNIEHEDAAYSQTEGLALAAKNLNQAAAAL; the protein is encoded by the coding sequence ATGGCCCTCAAGCTCGGCGCCTACACCGCCTGTCTGCACGACCGGACCCTCACCGAGGCCCTCGACGTGTTGCGGTCCAACGGCCTGACCTCGGTGGAGGTCAACACCGGTGGTTTCATCCCCGCCCCGCACTGCCCGGTCGACCTGCTGTTGTCCTCGGCCACCGCGCGCGAGGAGTACCTGACCACATTCGCCGACCGCGGGATGGAGCTGACCGGGCTCAATTGCAACGGCAACCCGCTCAACCCGCTCCCGGGGGTCGGGCCCAAGCACGCGGACGACCTGCGCCGTACCGTCCGGCTCGCGGGCCTGCTCGGTGTGAAGCACGTGGTGACCATGTCCGGCACCCCCGGCTCGGACCCCGATGCCAGGTACCCCTCCTGGGTCGTGAACTCGTGGGACGGCGTCTACATGGACGTCCTGGACTACCAGTGGGGCGTGGCCGTCGAGTTCTGGACGGAGATCGACGCTCTGGCCCGCGAGAACGACGTCCGGGTCGCCATCGAGATGCACCCGCACAACGTGGTGTTCTCCCCCGTCACGCTCAAGCGGCTCATCGACGAGACGGGCGCGACGAATCTCGGCGCCGAGATGGACCCGTCGCATCTGATGTGGCAGGGCATGGACATCGTCGCCGCCGTCAAGTGGCTGGGCCCGCTGGTGTTCCACGCCGCCGCCAAGGACGCCATGCTCTGCCCCGGCGCCGACATCCGCGGCGTACTGGACACGTCGTTCACCCGTGTCCCGGCCGATGCTCCCGGCAAGGTGCCCACCGGCTACGGGTTCTGGTGCAATGCCTGGCCCAAGGACCCGGCCTGGAAGTTCGTCGCGGTCGGCATCGGACACGACGTCGCCTACTGGACGGAATTCCTGCGCGCCCTCGCCGAGGTCGATCCCGACATGGCGGTCAACATCGAGCACGAGGACGCCGCGTACTCCCAGACCGAGGGGCTCGCCCTGGCCGCCAAGAACCTGAACCAGGCCGCGGCCGCTCTTTAA
- a CDS encoding Gfo/Idh/MocA family protein, whose product MPTHPSSGKPLSVAVIGAGMAGRTHAAGYRNVNTVYGAGLPPVRLAAIADANIELGEDAARRYGYEKALPSWEAVVEDPSIDAVSIVVGNDLHRPIAEALVAAGKHVLCEKPLAGSLADARAMAEVERTADVVTAVGYTFRRSPAIAAIRDHVRSGELGDLSLFSGRYWCDYATDPNGPLSWRFKGGPGSGALGDVGAHVIDVAEYVAGPIASVSGASLSTQIPKRPLPLGAVVGHNAAPVSDEVGEVENEDTASFTARFESGLVGTFSLSRTAFGLPNGLSFDVVGLGGRAAFDQHRPAEYLFDDAQPEARTRGARHIIAGPQLPYFAGGYPMEAPGVGGGNAEMFTYQARAFLDQVAGVAEPLPACATFADALRTMEIIQAVVASSRNGGAVATVPPHA is encoded by the coding sequence ATGCCCACCCACCCCAGCTCCGGCAAGCCCCTCTCCGTGGCGGTGATCGGGGCCGGAATGGCCGGCCGCACCCACGCCGCGGGCTACCGCAACGTGAACACCGTCTACGGCGCCGGGCTGCCGCCGGTCCGCCTGGCCGCGATCGCCGACGCCAACATCGAGCTCGGTGAGGACGCCGCCCGCCGCTACGGGTACGAGAAGGCGCTCCCGAGCTGGGAGGCCGTCGTCGAGGACCCGTCCATCGACGCCGTCAGCATCGTCGTCGGCAACGACCTGCACCGGCCGATCGCGGAGGCGCTCGTCGCCGCGGGCAAACACGTGCTGTGCGAGAAGCCGCTGGCCGGCTCGCTCGCGGACGCCCGTGCGATGGCCGAGGTCGAGCGCACCGCCGATGTCGTCACCGCCGTCGGGTACACCTTCCGGCGCTCCCCCGCCATCGCCGCGATCCGTGACCATGTCCGAAGTGGCGAGCTGGGCGACCTCAGCCTGTTCAGCGGCCGGTACTGGTGCGACTACGCCACCGATCCGAACGGGCCGCTGAGCTGGCGGTTCAAGGGCGGCCCCGGCTCCGGCGCATTGGGGGACGTCGGCGCGCATGTCATCGATGTCGCCGAGTACGTCGCCGGGCCCATCGCCTCGGTCTCGGGCGCCTCGCTGTCGACGCAGATCCCCAAGCGGCCCCTGCCGCTGGGCGCGGTCGTCGGGCACAACGCCGCGCCCGTCTCGGACGAGGTGGGCGAGGTCGAGAACGAGGACACGGCGTCCTTCACCGCGCGCTTCGAGTCCGGTCTGGTGGGCACCTTCTCGCTGTCGCGCACCGCCTTCGGCCTGCCCAACGGGCTCTCCTTCGACGTCGTGGGGCTGGGGGGCCGGGCCGCGTTCGACCAGCACCGGCCGGCCGAGTACCTCTTCGACGACGCGCAGCCGGAGGCCCGCACACGGGGCGCACGCCACATCATCGCCGGTCCGCAACTGCCGTACTTCGCGGGCGGCTACCCGATGGAGGCGCCGGGCGTGGGTGGCGGCAACGCCGAGATGTTCACCTACCAGGCCCGGGCCTTCCTCGACCAGGTGGCGGGGGTCGCCGAACCACTGCCCGCCTGCGCCACGTTCGCCGACGCGCTGCGAACCATGGAGATCATCCAGGCGGTCGTCGCATCCTCCCGCAACGGTGGCGCGGTCGCCACGGTTCCGCCCCACGCCTGA
- a CDS encoding LacI family DNA-binding transcriptional regulator: MDDVGSERYRSGADKRPRLEDVAARVGLSTASVSLVLRGVPGPSERTRQRVLKAAADLGYQADRTASLLASRRTRLLGVMVDIHSPFHAELVEHLHAAAEEVGYDLVLSTQTRTRDEHTAVETLLAFRSEALILLGPTAPADTLAALDRKAPVIAVGRRIADAELDVVRTADDDGVSQTVDHLVGLGHRAIVYVDGGKGVIATDRRRGYRTAMRRHGLGAHIRILHGDNTEAAGERAARHLLDSGKLPTAVVAFNDQCAIGVLAALSRADIAVPGEVSVAGYDDDTLSRLSCFDLTTVSQNAREQARQSVAAAVERLDQGRTEPREVVLPPRLVVRGSTAGPA; this comes from the coding sequence GTGGATGACGTCGGTTCCGAGCGCTACCGAAGTGGCGCGGACAAGCGCCCCCGGCTGGAGGACGTGGCCGCCCGGGTGGGGCTGTCCACGGCGTCGGTGTCCCTGGTCCTGCGTGGTGTGCCCGGCCCCAGCGAACGCACACGGCAGCGCGTCCTGAAGGCCGCCGCCGACCTCGGCTACCAGGCGGACCGCACCGCCAGCCTGCTGGCCAGCAGGCGCACCCGGCTGCTCGGCGTGATGGTCGACATCCACAGCCCGTTCCATGCCGAGCTGGTCGAGCACCTGCACGCGGCCGCCGAGGAGGTCGGTTACGACCTCGTCCTCAGCACGCAGACCCGCACCCGCGACGAGCACACCGCCGTCGAAACCCTGCTGGCCTTTCGCAGCGAGGCCCTGATCCTGCTCGGCCCGACCGCCCCCGCCGACACGCTCGCCGCCCTCGACCGCAAGGCCCCCGTGATCGCCGTCGGCCGCCGGATCGCCGACGCCGAGCTGGACGTCGTCCGCACCGCCGACGACGACGGTGTGAGCCAGACCGTCGACCATCTGGTCGGCCTCGGCCACCGCGCGATCGTCTACGTGGACGGGGGCAAGGGCGTCATCGCCACCGACCGGCGCCGCGGCTACCGTACGGCCATGCGCCGCCATGGCCTCGGCGCGCACATCCGGATCCTGCACGGCGACAACACCGAAGCGGCCGGTGAGCGCGCCGCTCGCCACCTCCTCGACAGCGGCAAGCTGCCCACCGCGGTCGTGGCCTTCAACGACCAGTGCGCCATCGGTGTTCTGGCCGCCCTCTCCCGCGCGGACATCGCCGTCCCGGGCGAGGTGTCGGTGGCCGGTTACGACGACGACACGCTCTCCCGGCTCAGTTGCTTCGACCTGACCACCGTCAGCCAGAACGCGCGGGAGCAGGCGCGGCAGTCGGTGGCCGCGGCCGTCGAACGCCTCGACCAGGGCCGCACCGAGCCCCGCGAGGTCGTTCTCCCGCCTCGTCTCGTCGTACGCGGCAGCACGGCCGGTCCGGCCTGA
- a CDS encoding TOPRIM nucleotidyl transferase/hydrolase domain-containing protein, which yields MADMGAFREAVIAWAAGGPGDRARELATRLPVRAAVLLEGPSDVAAVGALAASRGRNLAAEGVCVLSMGGAMSVGRFARLLGPSGLGLRLTGLCDEAERGYYARGLERAHAAQFSAAQPSAARSNAAQSNAAQPHAAQPDPAQRRIFVCAVDLEDELIRALGVTRVEELVRAEGDLRALQTFLRQPAQRGRSSQQQLRRFLGTKKGRKIHYARVLAEALDPARMPAPLDGLLTSL from the coding sequence ATGGCAGACATGGGGGCGTTCCGGGAAGCGGTCATCGCGTGGGCGGCCGGTGGACCCGGGGACCGCGCCCGCGAACTGGCCACGCGGCTGCCCGTCCGGGCGGCCGTCCTGCTCGAAGGGCCGAGCGATGTCGCAGCGGTCGGCGCACTGGCCGCGAGTCGCGGACGGAACCTGGCGGCCGAGGGAGTCTGTGTCCTGTCGATGGGCGGTGCGATGAGTGTCGGGCGCTTCGCCCGCCTCCTCGGGCCATCCGGCCTGGGTCTTCGCCTCACGGGACTGTGCGACGAGGCGGAGCGCGGCTACTACGCGCGCGGCTTGGAGCGGGCCCATGCGGCACAGTTCAGTGCGGCACAGCCCAGTGCGGCGCGGTCCAACGCAGCACAGTCCAACGCAGCGCAGCCCCATGCGGCACAGCCCGATCCAGCACAGCGACGGATCTTCGTCTGCGCGGTGGATCTGGAGGACGAGCTCATCCGCGCGCTGGGCGTGACCCGGGTGGAGGAGCTTGTCCGTGCGGAGGGCGACCTGCGTGCCCTGCAGACCTTCCTGCGCCAGCCCGCACAGCGGGGCCGCAGCTCACAGCAGCAGTTGCGGCGCTTCCTCGGCACGAAGAAGGGGCGCAAGATCCACTACGCCCGCGTCCTCGCCGAGGCCCTCGACCCTGCCCGCATGCCCGCTCCGCTCGACGGCCTGCTCACCAGCCTCTGA
- a CDS encoding methionyl-tRNA formyltransferase, with product MRVVMFGYQTWGHRTLQALLDSEHDVVLVVTHPKSEHAYEKIWSDSVADLAEEHGVPVLIRNRPDDDELFQRLKEADPDIIVANNWRTWIPPRIFDLPRRGTLNVHDSLLPKYAGFSPLIWALINGEPEVGVTAHMMNDELDAGDIVRQEAVPVGPADTATDLFHKTVDLIAPVTIGALDLIASGQTEFTKQDRSQASFFHKRSIEDIRIDWTWPAEDLERLVRAQSEPYPSTYAFHKGKRLEILAAVVSQGRYGGTPGRIFYREGDGVVIVAGADARTGRNHGLAITRVRTEDGHEMAATEYFTSMGGYLTSRP from the coding sequence ATGCGGGTCGTCATGTTCGGTTACCAGACCTGGGGGCACCGCACCCTGCAAGCCCTCCTGGACTCCGAGCACGACGTGGTACTCGTCGTTACGCACCCCAAGAGCGAGCACGCGTACGAGAAGATCTGGAGCGACTCCGTCGCCGACCTCGCCGAAGAGCACGGCGTCCCGGTGCTGATCCGCAACCGCCCCGACGACGACGAGTTGTTCCAGCGCCTCAAGGAGGCCGACCCGGACATCATCGTGGCGAACAACTGGCGGACGTGGATCCCCCCGCGCATCTTCGACCTGCCCCGCCGCGGCACGCTGAACGTCCATGACTCACTGCTGCCGAAGTACGCCGGCTTCTCCCCGCTGATCTGGGCCCTGATCAACGGCGAGCCCGAAGTGGGCGTCACCGCGCACATGATGAACGACGAACTGGACGCGGGCGACATCGTCCGTCAGGAGGCGGTTCCGGTCGGACCGGCCGACACCGCCACCGACCTCTTTCACAAGACCGTCGACCTCATCGCCCCGGTCACCATCGGAGCGCTCGACCTCATCGCCTCCGGGCAGACGGAGTTCACCAAGCAGGACCGGTCCCAGGCCAGCTTCTTCCACAAGCGGTCCATCGAGGACATCCGCATCGACTGGACCTGGCCCGCGGAGGACCTCGAACGCCTGGTCCGCGCCCAGTCCGAGCCGTACCCCAGCACCTACGCCTTCCATAAGGGCAAGCGCCTCGAAATCCTGGCCGCGGTGGTGTCCCAGGGCCGGTACGGCGGCACTCCGGGCCGCATCTTCTACCGCGAGGGCGACGGCGTGGTGATCGTCGCCGGAGCCGACGCCCGCACCGGCCGCAACCACGGCCTGGCCATCACACGCGTACGGACCGAGGACGGCCATGAGATGGCCGCCACGGAGTACTTCACCTCCATGGGCGGCTACCTGACCAGCCGTCCCTGA
- a CDS encoding lysine N(6)-hydroxylase/L-ornithine N(5)-oxygenase family protein, which produces MSQVLPGGASVVHDLIGIGFGPSNVAMAIALSEHNARAAGGEEISAHFFEQQPRFGWHRGMLIDDATMQVSFLKDLVTLRNPASEFSFLCYLKSKGRLIDFINHKNLFPLRVEFHDYFEWAAAKVGDMVSYGHEVVGVAPVVRDGAVEYLDVTVRSGEGLAVHRARNLVIGTGLRPLMPEGVERGDRVWHTSELLAKADGLEGTSPSRFIVVGAGQSAAENVAYLHRRFPEAEVCAVFSRYGYSPADDSGFANRIFDPEAVDEYFAAPEDVKRRLMDYHGNTNYSVVDIDLIDDLYRQMYQEKVLGVERLRFLNVSRLAGVKETATQVRTTVTSLVTGEETLLDADVVVFATGYSPADPLGLLGEVAESCLRDDEGRIRVERDYRVATDPGLRCGIYLQGGTEHTHGITSSLLSNTATRVGEILDSLIDRGVPFASDGARPVADGVGSTAR; this is translated from the coding sequence ATGTCACAGGTTCTTCCTGGTGGCGCATCAGTGGTCCACGACCTCATTGGCATCGGCTTCGGACCGTCCAATGTGGCCATGGCGATCGCACTCAGCGAGCACAACGCACGCGCCGCCGGGGGAGAGGAGATCAGCGCTCACTTCTTCGAGCAGCAGCCGCGCTTCGGCTGGCACCGAGGCATGCTGATCGACGACGCGACCATGCAGGTGTCCTTCCTCAAAGACCTGGTGACGCTGCGGAACCCGGCCAGTGAGTTCAGCTTCCTCTGCTATCTGAAGAGCAAGGGGCGGCTGATTGACTTCATCAACCACAAGAACCTCTTCCCGCTGCGGGTGGAGTTCCACGACTACTTCGAATGGGCCGCGGCCAAGGTCGGGGACATGGTCTCCTACGGCCATGAGGTCGTCGGCGTGGCGCCTGTCGTCCGCGACGGAGCCGTGGAGTACCTGGATGTGACGGTCCGGTCGGGGGAGGGGCTCGCGGTCCACCGCGCCCGCAACCTCGTCATCGGTACGGGGCTGCGTCCCCTCATGCCCGAGGGGGTGGAACGCGGTGACCGCGTCTGGCACACCTCTGAACTGCTGGCGAAGGCCGACGGCCTGGAAGGCACCTCACCCTCCCGGTTCATCGTCGTGGGCGCCGGGCAGAGTGCCGCCGAGAACGTCGCCTACCTGCACCGCCGCTTCCCGGAGGCCGAGGTCTGCGCGGTCTTCTCCCGCTACGGCTACAGCCCCGCGGACGACAGCGGTTTCGCCAACCGGATCTTCGACCCCGAGGCGGTCGACGAGTACTTCGCCGCGCCCGAGGACGTCAAGCGCCGGCTGATGGACTACCACGGGAACACCAACTACTCCGTGGTGGACATCGACCTGATCGACGACCTGTACCGGCAGATGTACCAGGAGAAGGTCCTCGGCGTGGAGCGGCTGCGCTTCCTCAACGTGTCCCGGCTCGCCGGTGTCAAGGAGACGGCGACGCAGGTCCGTACCACCGTGACGTCCCTCGTCACCGGCGAGGAGACGCTCCTGGACGCGGACGTGGTGGTCTTCGCCACCGGCTATAGCCCCGCCGACCCCCTCGGCCTCCTCGGCGAGGTCGCCGAGAGCTGCCTCCGTGACGACGAGGGCCGCATCCGCGTCGAGCGTGACTACCGCGTCGCGACGGATCCCGGGCTGCGCTGCGGTATCTATCTGCAGGGCGGTACGGAGCATACCCACGGCATCACCTCCTCCCTGCTGTCCAACACCGCGACCCGGGTCGGCGAGATCCTGGACTCGCTCATCGACCGGGGCGTCCCGTTCGCCTCCGACGGGGCCCGGCCGGTCGCCGACGGAGTCGGCAGCACCGCTCGCTAG